One Apteryx mantelli isolate bAptMan1 chromosome Z, bAptMan1.hap1, whole genome shotgun sequence genomic window, GCTGCTTGTAGTGCACCTCGGGGAGGTTCCTCAGGCGCTCAGCAGCCTGCGGGGCAGAGCACGAGGGTCAGGCAGGCAGATCCCAGCGACGGCTCCGGCGCGGGTCGCTGCGGCTCCTGGGAACGTGGTGCCCTTCCCACCCGCTCCGCCGGCCCTGCCCGCGCTCACCTGCTCCGGGGTGAGGTCTCTCTGCGCCTGGGCGAGCATCTCGTAGCCGACCATGAACTTGCGGACGGTGGCGGAGCGGAGCAGGGGTGGGTAATAGTGGGCATGGAGCTGCCAGTGCCCGCAGTCCTCCTCCAGGTGAGGGCCTGTGGGGGCTCCTGCCAGGGGGGCAAGCGCTGCGCGTGAGACCAGGCCCTGCCAGGCTCCCTGCCCCActggggaggggacagggacacagAGGACACGGCACTCCAGCCCTGTGCTGAAAACCCAAAGGGCACAAGCGTCACAGCCTTCAGGGCACTGAGGAAAACAGGCAGAAGGCGGGAGCACACAGCTCCTTTGCCCCCATAACCCTGGTGCTCAAAGGCCCCCAAGCGATCAACAACATGAgtaggggaaactgaggcagggtgGTCTGTACGCCCTCCCCACAGCTGTATCCCACTCCCCAGCGCTGCTGGGTACTCAGCCTCCCCGCTAGCCATCAcgtcctctcccctccccatgcTACAGAgggaacccaggagtcctggctttcCGCGCCAGCTCCATGTGCCTGAGCAAACCAAGCCTGGCCCAAGCAGCAGGTCTGATCCCCTGCCAGGAGCAAACAGGTACCATGGGGTGAATGAGACGGTCCCAGGGGTCCATCCAGCTCCCCCAATCCAGCCACTCACCATGCCAGCCCATGGAGTAAGGGAAGGAGACTTCGAAGAGGTTGTCATACTTGATGAGAAGCCTCTGCATGATGGACGCCAGGCCTGCAACGGAAGCGCTAGGGTAGTTGCACCTTGAGCTGGCTGGCCTGCCCCTCCTCACAGCCCAGAGGGCTAGAGTATTGGGCACCATGCGCTTCATCACCCCAGAAAAGGATCTCGGTCCCCCACTGGTATGGTCAGATCCCACACACCTGGGTTCTGTCCCCACCTGCGCCACGCCGGGAAGGTTGGACAGGACGGACTCACCTGCCAGTCCAGAGGATAACAAGCAGGGAGCCCATCTCCCACCGAGCTGACCCCTGCCCATCCCacacccagccctgctccccacggGGACGCAGGACTCTCCCGCActgccaggctgctgggagaGCTTCCTCCTAACAACAGAGGGGAGCACGCACCACCCAGCCAGACCGAGCGAGAGCTACGGGGTGCAGAGCCACTCACTGTCCCTCTCGCCCTCGCGGAGGTCCTGCAGGCGGCAGACGTGACGGCGGGGCAGCAGCAGGGTCTGGAAAGGCCACGTGGCCCAGTAGGGCACCACGACCAGCCAGTCCGCGTTCTCCACCACCAGCCGCTCCTGCAAGACACACCACTCGATGGAGCCGCGCGCAGGCCCATCACCCCAGGGACCCCAGCCCCGGGCTCACGTGCTCCCAGCTCCCACGGGCCCCGCTGTTGGGGGCTGGAAGGGGTGGGGGCCCCGTCCTGTCCCCCCAGCACACATCCATGCTCCCAGCTCTCAAGGGAAAGCACAACAGACCCGTCCTCACCTTTCTGCAAGCCTCCTGCTCGGCGTACTCCAGCAGCATGGGCACGCCGTGCTGGCCCAGGTACTCCCGTTGGGTCCGCTCTTCCAGCTGGGCCTCATTCGGGAGGAAACTGCTGGCCCAGATCTGTGAGGAGGGAAGCAGGGCATGAGGACACGGTTACCTGCCTCCCCGTTCTCCCTCCCTTGGGTGAGATCTTGCCCACCTGTGCCCACCCTACGGAGCCTGCCCTACCTCCCAGCCTACAGAGACCCCCAATCCATCCCCAGTTCAGGACCCCCTCGCTCTCCCACTGCTGGGGAcagcggcaggggcagggggcaccaCCAAATACATGGAGCAGAAAGCCTTCCTGACCCTCCAGGGACAGGCCCTGAAGCAAAAAGGACAACCTGAGGCAGGGCTGGGAACACCGGGACGAACGGGGAGCTCTGCAGACCCTCACTGTCCCTTCCCAGCCACTCTGGGCTCATGTCACAGCCCCCTCACTAAAACCTGGTCAAGCTGGGGGGCATCTGGCCATGCTCCCTCCCCAGCAAGGAGCTCTGACACCCCCTGGTACACAGGGATGCCCGAGCCTGGCTCCCCATTTGCAGGCCCGTGCTGCCACCAGGCGGATAGCCTGACACGTGGCAGCCGCAAGGGACAGTCCCCAAGAGGAGAGGTGGCTGGACAGGCATCGGGGAGGGGGTCGTCCCTGCAGGAAGGGCTGGGGTCGCTTTGGGCCCAGGCACTCAGCTCAGGGGAGGGTTCGGCATTTGCTTCTTCCGCGAGGGTTTGCTGTTGTAGGGTCACCCGGGGGGACTCCCAGTTGAAGCAGGTCGCCCGTGGGACAGCCGGGCTCGGCCCTCACCTGGCAGTGGGGGTGAGGGTTGGAGCAGCCCATCATGGCTCCCTTGTTCTCGAAGATCTGAGGAGCAAGACGTGCAGGAGAGCAGGTCAGAGTGCCCGGCCAGcgccggacacctgggtcccaccTCGGCTTTGTGAAAGCGccggggctcagcccagccccctCCGACTGCCTCGGTGTCCCCGCTGCAACGGAGCCCATAGGAGGGCAGAGCCTCCAGGGTCCCACCCGGGACCACTCCGGGGCCCCAGCACAGCACCCCTGTGCCCCGTGGTGTGGACGCACCTGCACCCAGGGGTACGCGGCACCCAGCTCCACCGCGAGCTCGACCCACTTGTCAACGACAGCCCGGATCTCGGCCAGAGACATGAGGGGCAGCGTCAGATCCGACCAGGGGTGGAAGCACATCACCTTGCTGCGGAGGAGAGAGGCGCGCGGGGCTGGGGACACGCGGGGCGCCTGGGCTCACCCGCGGACCTCGGCCGACATCCTCACCTCGACCGAACGCCTGGAGCCGCCGGCTGGACTTACCACACTCCTCGGGCGGCCGCCGCGCGGAACAAGGGGTGGTCGCCGCCACCTGGGGGAGGACAGGGGACGAGGTGGCCGAGCCGCGGAcgcccgctccagcccggccagcggcccccagccccagggccgcCGGGCGCCCGCTCGCGCGCGAGACCTTACCGGGCTCGGGGGCGTCCGGCTGCAGCGCGGGGAAGTCATTGGGGAAGACGAACGTGCTCTCGTACGGGGGGTTCACCtgcgcggggccggaggcgggGGTCAAGGGGGGACACGGACACTGGGGGGGGGACGCCGGGGATGCCAGCGGGTACCTGGCCGTTGGCCCGCCTGGCCCCGGGGCACAGGGGGTTGCTGGGGTCCCAGCGGGGCACGTCCTCGGGGGGCGGCTTCTCCACCTGCCCCTGCCAGGGGCGCTTGACGCGGTGGGCCGACACCAGCACCCAGTCGGCCCGCAGCGGGTTGTAGCGAGCGTGCTGGTGCTCTGCGGGGAGACGGGGCCGAGGTGTCACGGCGGAAGGAGCACCGCAAcagcaccgccaccgccgccacgcaCCCTCCCGCGGAGCGCGGCTCGGGGACGGGGCAAACTCCTGCTAGCCCACGGGCCAGATTCGCTAGCCCACGGGCCAGACTCGCTAGCCGGGGGCCGATGCGAAGCaatggggggcaggggaggggggtgcaggccgccccggggcgctgcccccggccccgctccccccttTTCCGCCTCGCCCCACTCGAGGCAGGAGGGACCCGCAGGCCCGGCGCCCCCAGCCGTACCGCTGGCCCGGAAGGGCCCGGCCGCCTCCATGGCGCTGCGCGGCCCCGCCctgcccccgccagccccgcccATGCTCCGCCCCCTacccctcgccccgccccctaAGCGGCGGTGCCCGCCCCTCTTCTGTCAGCCccgccctcgccccgccccctctcCCCGCCCCCTAGGCGGCGGTACCCgcccagccccgccagccccgcccccTGAAGCAGCGGTGCCCGCCCCGACCCTGCCAGCcccgcctcccctccccgccccctgcagcggcggcgcccgccgcggccctgccagtcccgcccccgccccgccccggccctggaagccccgcccctccccgcctccTGCCGCGGGGGCGCCCGCTCCTGCCCTGCCAGTCCCTCcttccgccccgccccggccctgaAAGCCCCGCCCCTcgtccgccccgccccgcccccgcggcggcggcggcccgcgcggcGGGCGCGCGCTCGCGGGCGTGGGCGCGCGGCGCGCGGGCATGGCgtgggcgcgggcgcgggcgcggcgggggcggggcggcggggcggggcggcggcgggcgggcggcatgggggtgccggggccgcgggcgctgcgggccgggctggcgctcggcgCCCTGGCGCTGCTGCTCCAGGGGCTGCGGGCCTGGCTCGCCGCCAAGCGCTACGAGTTCCAGGCGGCCGAGATCGCCCAGCTCGCCCGGCACCACGCGGGTACGCGGCCGCCGGCCCGGGGCAGGCCCGAGcgggcgccgggcccggcgggcACGGGCCGGGGGTCGGGGCCGAGTGCGGGGAGGGGGTGAGGGCCGGGGTGGCGGggagccgggaccgggaccgggatcgagggagggggccggggccgggactggGGCAAGGGGGGAGCGGGGAACCGGGACCGAGGGGGAACCCGGGAACTGGGACCCGTCGGGGGGGGACCGGGATCCAGGGGGGACCGGGACCGCGGAACCGGGGGAGAATGGGACCGGGACCGAGGAGGAAACGGGGAACGGGGGGGGGACTGGGACTGGGATCAAGGTGGGACCGGGATCACAGGGGGACTGGGACTGGGGGAGTTGACTGGGAGCGGGGAACCGGGACCAGGATCAAGGAGGGACCAGGGAGCCAGGACCGGGGGCATCCAGGGCACCGGAGGGGGCTCAAGGTGGGACCGCGAGGAGCGGGATGGGACCGCggcggaggagggaagggggagcggGAGCATCCAGCCCGGTCCCGTGGGGCtgagccccccagcgctggggctgggctgggcagagccGCAGGTGGGTCGGGGCAGGCTGGACGGGGCCCTGGCAGGGCTGCCGGGGGCTGCGTGTCCCCAGGGCAGGACACCGGGGCCTGGCCCGGGCCGGCACCCAGCCCCGGGGTGGGCTATGGGGCTGGAGCGCCCGGTGCTGCACGTCCTCCTCCACCATCTGGGTCCAGGCGCCACCGTGTCTGAAGGCTGCAGAGAGCCGAAATCCCCCCCTCCCGAGGGGGAGACCCCTTGGAGGAAGTGCTGGGGCCTCCTGGCTGAAGGATGGAGATGTGGGGAGGGAGGTTCGGGGGGGCTGGCAGGGCCTCACGGCGACCCTTGGGTGCTGCAGGGCTGGACCACGAGCTGGCTTTCTCCAAGATCATCGTGGAGCTGCGGAAGAAGCACCCGGGCCACATCCTGCCGGACGAGGACCTGCAGTGGGTGTTCGTGAACGCGGGCGGATGGATGGGCTCCATGTGCCTCCTGCATGCCTCGCTCACCGAGTACGTGCTGCTCTTCGGCACTGCCGTCGACACGGGGGGCCACTCGGGTAAGCGGGCTCGGGGGGCCTGGCCCCACGGGGCTGGCGGGGAGGGGGGTATCGGAGGTCTTTCTGCCCCGCGCCTGCAGGCAGCACCATGAAACCttggcagagcagagctgtgctgtcCCCTGTGCTGCTGGTCGCAGCTCAGCCGCCGTAACGTGGCCCGAGAGTCAAAGTGCTCAGCAGCACGGCTATGGCCAGCCCAAAGCTGCTCAGGCTCGTTTGCGCAGGGCCCCCGTTGACAGCGTCACGGTGGCTGCGTTGAGCGATTGTCACCGCCAAGCTGCAGCCAGGGGGTGACCGTCAGGGACGCTGGGTTCGCTGTAGCGAAGGAGCCCCTCTCGCCGGCCGTGCCTGACGTGGCACGGAGCTGCTGCAGACAGGGACGTGTGGGTTGGCCGCCAGGGCTTTGCTGGACGGAGTCCGTGTCTGCCGAGACTCGGTGCCTTCACGCAGCCTGGGCAGCTGCCGGCGTTTCAACCCTGTTCGTGGGAAATGGGCAGTAGAGCAGTTGAAGGTAGCCCCCGATTCAGTGGTGGCATGTGGGTGTCATTTGTCCCAGGTGCCTGGCAGGTTCTGCTCGCGGCCAGCCCCCCCGGGCAGAGCCTTGACAAGAGTGTTTTTACCTAAGATGCTGTTGTTAAACAAGCAGTAGAGCCTTTCCCCACCTCCAGCAGGCTGGGGCTCGGGCACCCCTCCGCCGTGGGCAGCCGTGGGGGGGCAGCCCCTGCAGCAGCCTCGCTCGTGCCGCGCGATGccatcctgcagctgctgcctcagcagcAGCTGAGCCAGGTCCCGGTTCATGGTGTTCTGGGCAGCCAGGACTCTCCACGTCCAACTGGCAGGCGGAGGCAGGCATCGCATCTCCCCACCGCTTCGTGAGGGAGCCGATGCCAAGACACTCTGGGAACGAAGGGGGCATAAAGATACTGAGCAGCTCAGGCTGTCGGGACGTGGCCGGTTACGCAGGGAGCCTGGGTACCACCAGGCCTGGTCCACTCTCTTCGGTGCTTGCCCAGGCTTCGCTGATGCCATGGGGCTGGTGTCCTTCCCCACTGGAGGGCTGCTCCTTGGCTCTGATCTCAGCCACCAAGTTGTCCCTGTACCCTCAGGGCCCTGGGCAGGCATGCGCTGAGCTGATGCCGTCTGTCCTCTCTCAGGTCGGTACTGGGCGGATATCTCTGACACCGTCATCTCGGGGACCTTCCGGCAGTGGAAAGAGGGAACCACCAAAAGCGAGATCTACTATCCAGGTAAGCACAGGAGCAGCAGTGCCCTGCGGGCTGCGCACGTGCCTATCTGTATCCACGTCGCCGGGGCACAGCTGCTCTGCGGCCTGATCCTCTGCTGTGGTGCAGAGCCTCCTCCTTCCAGCTGGCAGAAGCCAAGAGCTTGGGATGGGGGGATTCATAACCCCTGAGCACATCCCAGCATCTTAGCGGGTGCCAGGAATAGAGAAGTGGCTGGTTACCCCAGCGAGCAAGGCTGGAGAGGATTTAGAGGCCTGCCTGGCATGGGGCACATAGTTCAGGGTGCTCAGCACTGTACTTTCGGGGCCCGCACATCCCCTCTTTGGGCACGATCCGGGAGCACCACCCGCCACTGGGAGCAACGCCGTGCCTGTGTGTTGGCAGGGGACACCATCGTGCACCAGGCGGGAGAGGCCACGTCCGTGCAGTGGAGTGCGGGCACCTGGATGGTGGAGTATGGCCGGGGCTTCATCCCCTCCACGCTCGCCTTTGCCCTGGCTGACACCCTCTTCAGCACTCAGGACTTCGTCACCCTCTTTTACACCCTGCGGGTCTACGCCAAGGGCCTGCTCTTGGAAGCCAATGCCTTCTTCAGCACCATGGCTTGCTGAGCCCGGCTCG contains:
- the GALT gene encoding galactose-1-phosphate uridylyltransferase, yielding MEAAGPFRASEHQHARYNPLRADWVLVSAHRVKRPWQGQVEKPPPEDVPRWDPSNPLCPGARRANGQVNPPYESTFVFPNDFPALQPDAPEPGGGDHPLFRAAAARGVCKVMCFHPWSDLTLPLMSLAEIRAVVDKWVELAVELGAAYPWVQIFENKGAMMGCSNPHPHCQIWASSFLPNEAQLEERTQREYLGQHGVPMLLEYAEQEACRKERLVVENADWLVVVPYWATWPFQTLLLPRRHVCRLQDLREGERDSLASIMQRLLIKYDNLFEVSFPYSMGWHGAPTGPHLEEDCGHWQLHAHYYPPLLRSATVRKFMVGYEMLAQAQRDLTPEQAAERLRNLPEVHYKQRPKEAS
- the SIGMAR1 gene encoding sigma non-opioid intracellular receptor 1, translating into MGVPGPRALRAGLALGALALLLQGLRAWLAAKRYEFQAAEIAQLARHHAGLDHELAFSKIIVELRKKHPGHILPDEDLQWVFVNAGGWMGSMCLLHASLTEYVLLFGTAVDTGGHSGRYWADISDTVISGTFRQWKEGTTKSEIYYPGDTIVHQAGEATSVQWSAGTWMVEYGRGFIPSTLAFALADTLFSTQDFVTLFYTLRVYAKGLLLEANAFFSTMAC